TCTGTTGTTCCCCGCCACTCAATTCTCCTCCCAGGTGATGGCGAAGCCTGGTGAGCAGCGGGAAGGTTGAGAAGATGCGGTCAAAAGTCCATGGATTCTGGTCGGTCCGCGGTGGTCGGATTGCTACTTCGAGATTTTCATTTACCGTCAGGTTCGGAAAAATCTGCCGTTCTTCCGGCACATAACCGATTCCTGAGCGAATATTGGCATATACCGGCCGGCTATTGATCAAGGCTTCCTGGAAGCGTATGTTTCCCCGGACTGGAGGATTATAACCAACAATGCTGCGCATGGTGGTGGTTTTCCCGGCACCGTTGCGGCCCAGCAGGGCGACAATTTCACCTTCGCCAACCGACAAGCTGATTCCCTGGAGGATGTAACTGTCACCGTAGTAGACATGAATATTGTCAACTTTCAGCATTGTATTTTCCCTCCTCCCAGATATGCTTCCCGGACCTGGTGGTTGGCGTGAATTTCTTCCGGGGTTCCGGAGGCCAGCAGGCCACCCTGGTGGAGGACAAAGATCCGTTTGGCAATGGAAAAAACAACTTTCATGTCATGTTCAGTGAGGAAAAAAGTGGTTCCAAAACGTTTGGCCAGTTCCTTGATCAGGAGGATCATTCTTTCGGTTTCTTCCGGATTCATCCCGGCGGTGGGTTCGTCCAACAGGACCAGTTTTGGCTTCCGGGCCAGGACAATGGCCATTTCAACCAGTCGCTTGTCGCCGTAAGCCAGTTCCCTGGCTGGTTTGTCTCCATATTCAAGAATGCCGATTTTACTCAAAACTTCATCTGCTTTTTGATAAAGTTGTTTTTCCCCGTTCAGTGGACGGAAAAAGATGTATCCCCGCCGATGTTGGAGCAGTAGAGGAATCAGCACATTTTCCCGGACGCTCAGTTCCGGAAAAATATTGGTAATCTGGAAGGATCGGAGCATTCCCAGAGGAACAATTTTATGCGCTGGTCTACCGGTGATTTCCTGCCCATCAAAAAACACCTTGCCTTTGCTGGGTGGAAAGCGACCGGAAACCACATTGTAAAAAGTAGTTTTTCCGGCACCATTGGGGCCAATCAGGGCGGTCAGCTCCCCTTTGGGTATTTCAAGAGAAATATCGTTAATGACCTGGAATTTGCCATAAGCATGTCCCAGGTGTTCGATTTTTAAAATAGGAACATCGGTCATTGTCTGTCGCTCTCCTGCCCCCGGTCAAAGTATTTGACCATGGTGCCTAAGATCCCCTGGGGGAAGAAAATTACCACCGGAATGAGAATGGCACCTAAAAAAATCATCCAGTTATCGGTAATATTGGTTATTACCTGTTCAAGCAGGAAAAAAATTACAGCTCCAAATGCCGGGCCGAGAAAAACCCCTGAGCCTCCGAGGATGGTCATCAGTATCGGTTTGGCCGAGTAACTCCAATGCATGAAATCGGGGGTTGCCATGCTGTTGAAAAGACAGAAAAGTGTTCCTGACAGGCCCGCCAAGCCGCCGGCAATGGTAAAAGCCGCCAGCCGGACCAGGCGGACATCGGCGCCGACAAAAGCCAGTCGCTCCTTGTTTTCTCTGACTGCGGTCAGAATGAGGCCAAAAGGTGATCGGACCAGGCGCCAGAGTAGGAAGATACCGGCAAGAAAAACTGCAAGAATTAAAAGATACATATTCCGGGGATCAAAGAGGGAAAGCTCAAGGCCAGGAATTCTCAAAGTTGGTAGAGATGCAAGCGGCAGACCGTCGCTGCCCCCAGTAAGCTCAATCCAGTTGTGGGCGATGGTAAACAGCATCATGCCAAAACCTAAGGTGATCATGGCAAAATAGATTTCATCCCGGCGAACACAAAGAAATCCGATAATTACCGCTGCCAGAGCAGCAGTGAAAATTCCGACCAGCAAGATCAGCGATAAGGATTGCCAGCCCTTGATAATCAAGAGGGCGGTGCTGTAAGCGCCAACCCCGAAAAATCCAGCTTGTCCAAAGGACAGCAGGCCGCTGTATCCCAGCAGCAGGTTGAAACTCATGGAGAACAGGGCCATGATCAGGATTTCCCCGAGGATAAAGGTCCAGTAGGTTGGCAGAAAAAAAGGACAACCAACCAGAAATCCGATTAGAAGGATGAGAAAAATGACGGTTTTTGGATAGCCAGGTTGTTTTTTCATCGATTATGCCTCCCGGCCGAAAAATCCCCGTGGCCTGATCAGCAGAACCAGAGCCAGGAGAATGTAGGGCAAGGCCATCTGGGCCCGACCCGCAAAGACGGTGCCAAACGATTCCAGCAGGCCAAGCAGCAGGGCGCCGGCAAAAGCGCCGGGAAAGCTACCCATGCCGCCGATAACCACAACGATGAAACTTTCAATAATAATACTTTCCCCCATGGAAGGGGCCACACTCTGGTGCGGGGCTGCCAGGGCGCCGCCAAATGCTGCCAGCCAGGTGCCGAAAGCAAAAACCGCGGTAAAGAGCAAAGGTACCCGGATGCCGACACCCTCGGCCATCTCCCGATTAACCGCCGCCGCCCGAATTATCTTGCCCCACCTGGTGAAATGAAAAAAACTCCAGAGAGCAATGCCGATAAGTGGCCCGATGATTACGAGAAAAATTCGATAGACGGGATATGAATGGGCGAAAAGCGGGATGGTGCCGGCGAGAATCTTCGGGGCGTCAACCACGTGGTAGCCTGGCCCCCAGATAATTCTGACTGCGTCATCCAGGACCAGGAGAATGGCAAAGGTCAGCAGTAATTGAAAAGTAATATCACGGCCGTATACTTTTCGCAGCAGCAGTTTTTCAATGACAATGCCAAGCAGGGCGACGGCCAACGGGCCGATCAGGATGCCGATCCAGAAAGAAGGTACTACGTGCATGACCTGCATACAGAGATAAGCCCCGAGCATAAAAAAGGAGCCATGGGCAAAATTCAATATCCCCAGGACGCCGAAAATAGTAGTTAACCCCACTGAAATCAAAAAAAGCAGCATGCCCCAGCTGAGGCCGTTGAGCAGGTTGGTTACCAGGCTTTCCAAAAATCATCTCCATTTTTTGTAGAGAAATGCCGGTGGAGGTTGGTAAAAAAACCTCCACCGGCGGATTGATAATATTTACCGCCTATTTCATGGTGCAGCCGGTTTGGTTAACCGCCGGGGTGATATCCACACCCTTGAAAATTTTCATCGGTTTCAGGATGCGGATCGGATAATCGGGATCAGCAGCCGTTTTACCCCAGCAGGCATCGGTGACCGCCTGATGGTCTTCGGGGCGGATATAAATAGTGCCAACCGGCAGGTCAACTTTCAGACCTTCCAAAGCCTTGATGATTGCTTCTTTATCAATCTTTCCGGCTTTTTCAGCTGCTTTCTTGTAGCTGTAGATAGCCCCATAAGATCCGTGGGCGTTGTAAGAAGGATATTCATAGTAACGGTTATAATAATTTTTTACGAATGTTTTGTTGAGGGCAGACTGGTTGGCCAGGAACCAGTAGCGGCTGCCAACCCATAAACCTTCAGGCATCTTGTCTTCCAGGGCACTTAAAACTTCGGTGGCGGCCCCCAGGGTAATCAGAACTTCGAAATCACCATTGAAAAATCCCATTTCCGATCCCTGGCGGATAAAGTTAATCAGGTTGCCGCCCCACAGTGAGACTAGCACTCCATCGGGTTTCGATTGCATAACCTTGGTGATGTAGGCGCTGAAATCACTGGTTTTGAAAGGCGGAAAAGCCACCTGGTCTTTGCTTATGAAAGCAGTATCCGGTTTGATTTCTTTGAGATATTTCTGAAAATATTCCCAGGACTGGTGTCCAAAAGCATAATCAGGTCCGATGGTGGTCCAGGTTTTGGCCTTGGTCTGAGCGGCCAGGC
The sequence above is a segment of the Pseudomonadota bacterium genome. Coding sequences within it:
- a CDS encoding ABC transporter ATP-binding protein, with the translated sequence MLKVDNIHVYYGDSYILQGISLSVGEGEIVALLGRNGAGKTTTMRSIVGYNPPVRGNIRFQEALINSRPVYANIRSGIGYVPEERQIFPNLTVNENLEVAIRPPRTDQNPWTFDRIFSTFPLLTRLRHHLGGELSGGEQQMLAIARALAGNPQLLLLDEPCEGLAPVIVESLEAIIISLKSAMPILMAEQNAHFALKIADRAYVIDKGLIRHQGSSCEISDNEEIQNRYLAV
- a CDS encoding branched-chain amino acid ABC transporter permease, whose amino-acid sequence is MKKQPGYPKTVIFLILLIGFLVGCPFFLPTYWTFILGEILIMALFSMSFNLLLGYSGLLSFGQAGFFGVGAYSTALLIIKGWQSLSLILLVGIFTAALAAVIIGFLCVRRDEIYFAMITLGFGMMLFTIAHNWIELTGGSDGLPLASLPTLRIPGLELSLFDPRNMYLLILAVFLAGIFLLWRLVRSPFGLILTAVRENKERLAFVGADVRLVRLAAFTIAGGLAGLSGTLFCLFNSMATPDFMHWSYSAKPILMTILGGSGVFLGPAFGAVIFFLLEQVITNITDNWMIFLGAILIPVVIFFPQGILGTMVKYFDRGQESDRQ
- a CDS encoding ABC transporter substrate-binding protein; the encoded protein is MRNKLLAVILIFSMVGFLGISPTWAAKPVKLGFTYIMSGPFATYGQFAKKGALMAVDEINKAGGILGHPVEAYFEDSTGKPDVALRAIRKLVYQQKVDCLIGLDSSGVAKSVVPSIPQMKTPLIITHAATPDVTGSVCNRYTFRVSLNLAQNVKTAARLAAQTKAKTWTTIGPDYAFGHQSWEYFQKYLKEIKPDTAFISKDQVAFPPFKTSDFSAYITKVMQSKPDGVLVSLWGGNLINFIRQGSEMGFFNGDFEVLITLGAATEVLSALEDKMPEGLWVGSRYWFLANQSALNKTFVKNYYNRYYEYPSYNAHGSYGAIYSYKKAAEKAGKIDKEAIIKALEGLKVDLPVGTIYIRPEDHQAVTDACWGKTAADPDYPIRILKPMKIFKGVDITPAVNQTGCTMK
- a CDS encoding branched-chain amino acid ABC transporter permease; the encoded protein is MESLVTNLLNGLSWGMLLFLISVGLTTIFGVLGILNFAHGSFFMLGAYLCMQVMHVVPSFWIGILIGPLAVALLGIVIEKLLLRKVYGRDITFQLLLTFAILLVLDDAVRIIWGPGYHVVDAPKILAGTIPLFAHSYPVYRIFLVIIGPLIGIALWSFFHFTRWGKIIRAAAVNREMAEGVGIRVPLLFTAVFAFGTWLAAFGGALAAPHQSVAPSMGESIIIESFIVVVIGGMGSFPGAFAGALLLGLLESFGTVFAGRAQMALPYILLALVLLIRPRGFFGREA
- a CDS encoding ABC transporter ATP-binding protein produces the protein MTDVPILKIEHLGHAYGKFQVINDISLEIPKGELTALIGPNGAGKTTFYNVVSGRFPPSKGKVFFDGQEITGRPAHKIVPLGMLRSFQITNIFPELSVRENVLIPLLLQHRRGYIFFRPLNGEKQLYQKADEVLSKIGILEYGDKPARELAYGDKRLVEMAIVLARKPKLVLLDEPTAGMNPEETERMILLIKELAKRFGTTFFLTEHDMKVVFSIAKRIFVLHQGGLLASGTPEEIHANHQVREAYLGGGKIQC